Proteins found in one Bartonella krasnovii genomic segment:
- the ftsA gene encoding cell division protein FtsA, translating into MMLLRSHHRGGRKTRFLTVLDVGSSKIVCLIACLRPLKYAHYLHGRTHSMEILGFGVQRSRGIKSGVVMDMFAAEQSIRLAVDAAEKMAGLVVDSVIVNFSSSRLQSALIHGKVHLNGREVTKRDMRMVFSDVSRKAFDAERHVMHSVPVSYVLDGEKGISDPIGMAGETFGVDVHVVTAETASLRNLETCINRAHLSVEAMVATPFASGLAVLMNDEAHLGAACIDFGGGTTTFSVFFEGKFVHADALAVGGHHVTLDVARGFSMSLTEAERLKVVYGSALLTSADERQMINVAEIGSEQREIQYPRAVLGRIVRARVEEILEMVRDCLNRSGFGHIIGKRVILTGGASQLTGLPEMARTILGRNVRIGRPLGISRLPSLAKGAAFTSAVGLLIYPQLVGFEEKTMQAAGNHLSMSTRGYFQRVGQWLRESF; encoded by the coding sequence ATGATGTTGCTCAGATCACATCATCGGGGGGGGCGTAAGACACGTTTTTTAACGGTCCTTGATGTTGGCTCAAGTAAGATTGTCTGTCTTATTGCCTGTTTGCGTCCTTTGAAATATGCGCACTATTTGCATGGTCGTACGCATTCTATGGAAATTCTAGGCTTTGGAGTGCAGCGTTCACGCGGTATTAAATCCGGTGTTGTCATGGATATGTTTGCAGCAGAACAATCAATACGTTTGGCTGTTGATGCAGCAGAAAAAATGGCTGGTTTGGTGGTGGATTCAGTAATTGTGAATTTTTCCTCAAGTCGATTACAAAGTGCTTTGATTCATGGAAAGGTCCATTTGAACGGTCGTGAAGTCACTAAGCGTGATATGCGTATGGTCTTTTCAGATGTTTCGCGTAAAGCTTTTGATGCTGAACGCCATGTTATGCACTCAGTTCCAGTTTCTTATGTCTTGGATGGAGAAAAAGGAATTTCGGATCCTATTGGCATGGCAGGAGAGACATTTGGTGTCGATGTACATGTGGTCACAGCAGAAACAGCCTCTTTGCGCAATTTAGAAACATGTATTAATCGTGCACATTTGAGTGTTGAAGCAATGGTTGCCACTCCCTTTGCAAGTGGTCTTGCTGTCTTAATGAATGATGAGGCGCATTTAGGGGCTGCATGTATTGATTTTGGTGGTGGAACAACAACGTTTTCAGTATTTTTTGAGGGGAAATTTGTACACGCAGATGCTTTGGCAGTTGGGGGGCATCATGTTACTCTTGATGTTGCGCGTGGATTTTCTATGTCTCTAACAGAGGCGGAACGTTTAAAAGTTGTTTATGGTTCAGCACTTTTAACAAGTGCTGATGAGCGGCAAATGATTAATGTAGCAGAAATTGGAAGTGAACAGCGTGAAATTCAATATCCTCGCGCGGTTCTTGGGCGCATCGTTCGTGCGCGTGTTGAAGAAATTTTAGAAATGGTGCGCGATTGCTTAAATCGTTCTGGTTTTGGTCACATCATTGGTAAGCGTGTTATTTTAACTGGGGGAGCAAGCCAGTTAACAGGGTTGCCAGAAATGGCACGTACTATATTAGGAAGAAATGTCCGTATCGGGCGGCCTTTAGGGATTTCGAGGCTTCCTTCTCTTGCAAAAGGGGCGGCGTTTACATCTGCTGTTGGGTTGTTAATTTATCCGCAATTGGTGGGTTTTGAAGAAAAAACAATGCAGGCGGCAGGAAATCATTTATCGATGAGCACGCGTGGGTATTTTCAGCGTGTTGGTCAGTGGTTGCGTGAGAGTTTTTAG
- a CDS encoding cell division protein FtsQ/DivIB, whose translation MYALNVNKINVPMEVLSVPALPRLYRRFLRFMFEFAFFNIHIPRHFGSFAVVWFFFVTAFYGLSSSGQMAMIVNTIISDSGFVVVDVDISGNKRLTKRDILKILELDVAPSIFTFDVERARSLLEKQAWVQSANVQKIYPNRMRISIVEREPYAIWQHDSIMDIVDHTGRVIVPFKGEVVRGLPLVVGQGAQNAAKGFIQALSVYRQVYDRVRAFVRVGDRRWDLVLDNGMRVMLPENDAIERLSSLVSSGTMQDLLSRDILNIDLRLADRITVSLSDETLERYQARVAEEERILKARKVGNP comes from the coding sequence ATGTATGCGTTGAATGTTAATAAAATAAATGTTCCGATGGAGGTGCTTTCAGTGCCGGCTTTGCCACGTCTTTATCGTCGTTTTCTTCGGTTTATGTTTGAGTTTGCTTTTTTCAACATTCATATTCCACGCCATTTCGGCTCTTTTGCTGTTGTATGGTTTTTCTTTGTGACAGCTTTTTATGGACTTTCATCAAGTGGTCAGATGGCTATGATCGTAAACACGATTATATCGGATAGTGGTTTTGTGGTCGTTGATGTTGATATCAGTGGTAATAAGCGTTTGACAAAACGAGATATTTTGAAAATTTTAGAACTTGATGTTGCGCCTTCTATATTCACTTTTGATGTTGAAAGAGCACGTTCTCTTTTGGAAAAACAGGCTTGGGTTCAATCGGCAAATGTTCAGAAAATTTATCCCAATAGAATGCGTATTTCCATCGTGGAGCGTGAGCCTTATGCTATTTGGCAACATGATAGTATAATGGATATTGTTGATCATACGGGGCGTGTTATTGTTCCTTTTAAAGGAGAAGTTGTTCGGGGTTTGCCTCTTGTGGTTGGGCAGGGTGCGCAAAATGCAGCTAAAGGATTTATTCAAGCGCTGTCAGTTTATCGGCAAGTGTATGATCGTGTTCGTGCTTTTGTGCGGGTAGGTGATCGGCGTTGGGATCTGGTTTTGGATAATGGAATGCGTGTTATGTTGCCAGAAAATGATGCCATTGAAAGACTTTCCTCTCTTGTTTCATCTGGTACAATGCAAGATCTTTTATCACGCGATATTCTCAATATTGATTTACGTCTTGCTGATCGAATTACTGTTTCTTTATCAGATGAAACGTTGGAGCGTTATCAAGCTCGTGTTGCAGAAGAAGAACGTATTTTAAAGGCGCGAAAGGTAGGAAACCCATGA